In Oncorhynchus gorbuscha isolate QuinsamMale2020 ecotype Even-year unplaced genomic scaffold, OgorEven_v1.0 Un_scaffold_1034, whole genome shotgun sequence, a genomic segment contains:
- the LOC124021049 gene encoding uncharacterized protein LOC124021049, translating into MTQMRRSVGEALWGMCAADAMSMPAHWYYNIDDIKRDFGGWITGFNAPNNRHPSSILNLSNSAGSGRTAWSSGGNRPHVVGSVILHNKLKFWKASGGSVHYHQGLQAGENTLNAICSLRVAQALTGGKFASVAEPAARGAVLADYVHFMTTPGTHGDTYAESFHRAFFSDWQDPRPTSSSKVLKFAEQRYQQKMNASVPDSQLDAIGCLPMAIPFVLLSATANEDQAVSAAVEFVRLTHPHPKVEKYVTLYARALHATLNGACLKQQAEAALKSPDLDAWDTCKPYIQKAARFPTSSAEGLKVHQSAVEMLGMACYTRGALSSMFYLAHEFHNDPHGGILANTNCGGENCNRGSALGALLGARAGYTGGSVPQEWKDGLRNTQEPIHEIVKKLRDCPL; encoded by the exons ATGACCCAGATGCGAAGGTCGGTGGGAGAGGCGCTGTGGGGAATGTGTGCCGCCGACGCCATGTCCATGCCTGCGCACTGGTACTACAACATCGATGACATCAAGAGAGATTTTGGAGGGTGGATCACCGGCTTCAACGCACCCAACAACAGACATCCGTCCAGCATCCTCAACCTCTCCAACTCAG CGGGGAGCGGTCGCACTGCATGGTCCTCTGGTGGGAACAGACCCCATGTTGTGGGTAGCGTAATCCTCCATAACAAGCTCAAATTCTGGAAGGCATCAGGTGGATCGGTCCACTATCACCAAG GTCTCCAAGCAGGTGAGAATACCCTGAATGCCATCTGCTCCCTGAGGGTGGCACAGGCCCTGACAGGGGGGAAGTTTGCCAGCGTGGCAGAACCAGCGGCGAGGGGGGCGGTGCTGGCTGATTACGTACACTTCATGACCACGCCAGGAACACATGGAGACACCTACGCAGAGTCCTTCCACAGAGCATTCTTCTCCGACTGGCAAGACCCCAGACCCACTTCCTCCAGCAAG GTGTTGAAGTTTGCAGAGCAGCGCTACCAGCAGAAGATGAACGCGTCAGTCCCTGACAGCCAGCTAGACGCTATTGGCTGCCTCCCCATGGCCATCCCCTTTGTGCTTCTCTCTGCCACAGCCAATGAGGACCAAGCT gTGTCTGCAGCGGTAGAGTTTGTCCGGCTCACCCACCCCCACCCTAAGGTGGAGAAATATGTGACGCTGTACGCCCGAGCCCTCCATGCCACTCTGAATGGGGCGTGTCTGAAGCAGCAAGCGGAGGCCGCCCTCAAGTCACCCGACCTGGACGCATGGGACACTTGCAAGCCCTACATACAGAAAGCAGCCAGGTTTCCAACCTCTTCTGCAGAGGGGCTCAAGGTTCACCAGAGTGCTGTGGAAATGCTTGGCATGGCCTGCTACACCCGAG GTGCCCTCAGTAGTATGTTCTACCTAGCACATGAGTTTCACAACGACCCTCATGGAGGGATCCTGGCAAACACCAATTGTGGCG GAGAGAACTGCAACAGGGGTTCTGCTTTGGGGGCTCTGCTGGGGGCGAGGGCAGGGTACACGGGTGGATCTGTACCCCAGGAGTGGAAGGATGGATTGAGGAACACACAGGAACCCATCCATGAAATAGTAAAGAAGCTCCGAGACTGCCCCCTATAG